One Desulfovibrio fairfieldensis genomic window carries:
- a CDS encoding adenylate kinase, whose translation MNILIFGPNGSGKGTQGNLIKQKYNLAHIESGAIFREHIGGGTELGKKAKAYIDRGDLVPDDITIPMVLETLKTKGKDGWLLDGFPRNMVQAQKLWEALRKEGLKLDYVVEILLPREVAKNRIMGRRLCKENNNHPNNIFIDAIKPDGDKCRVCGAELSARSDDQDENAINKRHDIYYNTTDGTLAAAYFFKKLADEGKTKYIELNGEGSIDSIKETLLSKLS comes from the coding sequence GTGAATATCCTGATTTTCGGACCCAACGGCAGCGGCAAGGGCACCCAGGGCAATCTGATCAAACAAAAGTACAATCTTGCCCACATCGAATCCGGCGCCATCTTCCGCGAACATATCGGCGGCGGCACGGAACTGGGCAAAAAAGCCAAGGCCTATATTGACCGCGGCGACCTGGTGCCCGACGACATCACCATTCCCATGGTGCTGGAAACCCTGAAGACCAAGGGCAAGGACGGCTGGCTGCTGGACGGCTTCCCCCGCAATATGGTCCAGGCCCAGAAGCTCTGGGAAGCCCTGCGGAAAGAAGGCCTCAAGCTCGACTACGTGGTGGAAATTCTGCTGCCGCGCGAAGTGGCGAAAAACCGGATCATGGGCCGCCGCCTCTGCAAGGAAAACAACAATCACCCCAACAATATCTTCATTGACGCCATCAAGCCCGACGGCGACAAATGCCGCGTCTGCGGGGCCGAACTTTCCGCGCGCAGCGACGACCAGGACGAGAACGCCATCAACAAGCGCCACGACATTTATTACAATACCACCGACGGCACCCTGGCCGCCGCCTACTTCTTCAAGAAGCTGGCCGACGAGGGCAAGACCAAATACATTGAACTCAACGGCGAAGGCAGCATCGACTCCATCAAGGAGACCCTGCTCTCCAAATTGAGCTGA
- the galE gene encoding UDP-glucose 4-epimerase GalE → MAILVCGGAGYIGSHNVRALLARGEEAVVIDNFLTGHRRAVPAGVRLHEGDIRDPEALDRVFSENRIDAVLHFAASSLVGESMEKPLAYFNNNVHGMQMLLEAMRRHGVDKIVFSSTAAVYGEPRRVPIEESDPTRPANPYGESKLMMENIMRWVGLAHGMRSVILRYFNVAGALPGGAIGEDHRPESHLIPLILQVPLGLREHITVFGEDYPTPDGTCIRDYLDVMDLADAHMRALDYLRRGGESVICNLGNGRGFSVREMIEAARRVTGHAVPVRAGARRAGDPARLVASAQRAREILGWEPRVDIEGIIASAWEWHRAHPHGFDD, encoded by the coding sequence ATGGCGATTCTGGTCTGCGGCGGAGCCGGGTACATCGGTTCGCATAATGTACGCGCCCTGCTGGCCCGCGGCGAGGAAGCCGTGGTCATCGACAATTTCCTGACCGGCCATCGCCGGGCCGTGCCTGCGGGCGTGCGCCTTCATGAAGGCGACATTCGCGATCCCGAGGCTCTGGACAGGGTCTTCAGCGAAAACCGCATCGACGCGGTGCTCCACTTCGCGGCCAGTTCTCTGGTGGGCGAGAGCATGGAAAAGCCGCTGGCCTATTTCAACAACAATGTCCACGGCATGCAGATGCTGCTGGAAGCCATGCGGCGGCATGGCGTGGACAAGATCGTCTTTTCCTCCACGGCGGCGGTCTACGGCGAGCCGCGGCGCGTGCCCATCGAGGAGAGCGACCCCACCCGGCCCGCCAACCCCTACGGCGAAAGCAAGCTGATGATGGAAAACATCATGCGCTGGGTGGGGTTGGCGCACGGCATGCGCTCCGTGATACTGCGCTATTTCAATGTGGCCGGGGCGCTGCCCGGCGGAGCCATCGGCGAGGACCACCGGCCGGAAAGCCATCTCATTCCCCTGATCCTCCAGGTGCCCCTGGGCCTGCGCGAACATATCACGGTGTTCGGCGAGGACTATCCCACGCCCGACGGCACCTGCATTCGGGACTACCTGGACGTCATGGACCTGGCCGACGCCCATATGCGCGCCCTGGATTACCTGCGGCGCGGCGGCGAGAGCGTCATCTGCAATCTGGGCAACGGCCGGGGCTTTTCCGTGCGGGAGATGATTGAGGCCGCGCGGCGGGTCACGGGCCACGCTGTTCCGGTGCGCGCGGGGGCGCGCCGGGCGGGCGATCCGGCCCGGCTGGTGGCCTCGGCGCAGCGCGCGCGGGAGATACTGGGCTGGGAGCCCAGGGTGGACATCGAGGGCATCATCGCCTCGGCCTGGGAATGGCATCGCGCGCATCCCCACGGCTTCGACGATTGA
- a CDS encoding aldo/keto reductase — MSDTKEKPVQEISRRGILQAAAVLVAAPVLMGGFSGVGMAAERSSMISRASGRKSSLDLPLLTKKRTLGNGKFSMEVSALGFGVMGANYNRGTSPDRKKVIEVIRQAAEHGVTLFDTAQVYGPLTNEELAGEALAPYRDKVAVTTKFGHSIVNGVYQTGKLNSRPENIRRVAEGSLKRLKVDAIELFYQHRFDPEVPIEDVAGTVKELIREGKVKRFGLCEVGPETIRRAHAEQPVTAVQSEYHLMWREPEKDIFPVLEELGIGFVPYSPLNRGFLGGDMTAYTRFDSGNDNRNTLPRFAPEALGKNLMFVEVLNRFGRPRGITGAQAALGWMLQKGDGIVPIPGTTKLSHLEENIRAANLAVSPEEWKELEDALSRVEIVGDRYPAEQQRQVQKS; from the coding sequence ATGAGCGATACAAAGGAAAAGCCGGTTCAGGAAATAAGCCGCCGTGGAATCTTGCAGGCCGCCGCGGTATTGGTTGCCGCCCCTGTTTTGATGGGAGGATTTTCGGGCGTGGGTATGGCTGCGGAAAGAAGTTCCATGATTTCTCGCGCATCTGGAAGGAAAAGTTCCCTTGATCTGCCGCTGTTGACGAAAAAGCGCACTCTTGGGAACGGGAAGTTCAGCATGGAAGTGTCCGCTCTGGGGTTCGGCGTGATGGGCGCGAACTACAATCGCGGCACTTCCCCCGACAGAAAGAAGGTGATTGAGGTGATACGCCAGGCCGCCGAGCACGGCGTCACCCTTTTTGATACCGCTCAGGTCTACGGGCCGCTGACCAATGAGGAACTCGCCGGAGAGGCCCTGGCCCCATACAGGGACAAGGTCGCCGTCACGACCAAGTTCGGTCACAGCATCGTCAATGGAGTCTATCAGACCGGCAAGTTGAACAGCCGTCCGGAAAATATTCGCAGGGTCGCGGAAGGATCGCTGAAGAGACTGAAGGTCGATGCCATCGAACTTTTCTATCAGCATCGTTTTGACCCCGAAGTGCCCATCGAAGATGTGGCCGGAACCGTCAAGGAGCTCATTCGTGAAGGCAAGGTGAAACGCTTCGGCCTGTGCGAAGTGGGGCCGGAAACCATCCGCCGCGCTCACGCCGAGCAACCCGTCACCGCCGTCCAGAGCGAATACCACCTGATGTGGCGCGAACCGGAAAAGGATATTTTCCCTGTACTTGAGGAACTCGGCATCGGCTTTGTGCCCTACAGCCCGCTCAATCGGGGCTTCCTTGGCGGGGACATGACCGCATACACCCGATTCGATTCCGGCAACGACAATCGCAACACCTTGCCCCGGTTCGCGCCTGAAGCTCTGGGAAAAAATCTGATGTTTGTGGAAGTTCTCAACCGCTTTGGCCGTCCCAGAGGCATCACCGGCGCGCAGGCCGCTTTAGGCTGGATGTTGCAGAAGGGAGACGGGATCGTTCCCATTCCGGGCACGACCAAACTGTCCCACCTGGAAGAAAATATCCGGGCGGCCAATCTGGCGGTGAGCCCGGAAGAATGGAAGGAACTTGAAGATGCGCTTTCCAGGGTGGAGATCGTGGGCGACCGCTACCCGGCGGAACAGCAAAGACAGGTTCAAAAAAGTTAG
- a CDS encoding [FeFe] hydrogenase, group A, which yields MPRIVMEHIQYEPNVPPQGADGDKMFFVQIDAEKCIGCDTCQEYCPSGAIYGETGAAHKVAYPEACINCGQCLTHCPEFAVYEVQTWVPELQKKLQDKSVKCIAMPAPSVRYALGEAFGLAPGSVTTGKMLSALKALGFAHCWDTEFTADVTIWEEASEFVQRLGEKKHLPQFTSCCPGWQKHAETFHPDLLPHFSSCKSPVGMNGRLAKTYGAEKLNYAPEQIYTVSIMPCIAKKYEGLRPELAADGLRDIDATLTTRELAYMIRQAGIDFSKLPEGQRDSLMGESSGGATIFGVSGGVMEAALRFAYQAVTGQRPESWDFKQVRGLKGMKEYTVTINGIELRLAVVHGAKRFDAVCEEVRAGKSPYHFIEFMACPGGCVCGGGQPLMPTLLEYAERKASSLYGSLKKRLADMNANA from the coding sequence ATGCCGCGTATCGTCATGGAGCATATCCAGTATGAGCCCAATGTGCCGCCACAGGGGGCCGACGGCGACAAGATGTTTTTTGTGCAGATTGATGCGGAAAAATGCATCGGCTGCGACACCTGTCAGGAATATTGCCCCTCAGGGGCGATCTACGGGGAAACCGGCGCGGCGCACAAGGTCGCCTACCCCGAAGCCTGCATCAACTGCGGGCAGTGCCTGACCCATTGTCCGGAATTCGCCGTTTATGAAGTGCAGACCTGGGTGCCGGAACTGCAAAAGAAGCTTCAGGACAAGAGCGTCAAGTGCATTGCCATGCCCGCTCCGTCGGTGCGCTACGCCTTGGGCGAGGCTTTCGGGCTCGCGCCCGGCAGCGTGACCACCGGCAAGATGCTCTCGGCCCTCAAAGCCCTGGGATTCGCCCATTGCTGGGACACTGAATTCACCGCCGACGTGACCATCTGGGAAGAAGCCTCGGAATTTGTACAACGCCTGGGCGAAAAAAAACATCTGCCCCAATTCACCTCCTGCTGTCCGGGCTGGCAGAAGCATGCGGAAACCTTTCACCCCGACCTGCTGCCGCACTTTTCCTCCTGCAAATCGCCCGTGGGCATGAACGGCAGGCTGGCCAAAACCTACGGCGCGGAAAAGCTGAACTATGCTCCCGAACAGATCTACACCGTGTCCATCATGCCCTGCATTGCCAAAAAATATGAAGGCCTGCGTCCCGAGCTGGCCGCCGACGGCCTGCGCGACATCGACGCCACGCTGACCACCCGCGAACTGGCCTACATGATCCGGCAGGCGGGCATAGACTTCAGCAAGCTGCCTGAGGGGCAGCGCGACAGCCTGATGGGAGAATCCTCCGGCGGCGCTACTATTTTCGGGGTGTCCGGGGGCGTCATGGAAGCGGCTTTGCGCTTCGCCTACCAGGCGGTGACCGGCCAGCGTCCGGAATCCTGGGATTTTAAACAGGTGCGCGGCCTCAAGGGGATGAAGGAATACACGGTGACCATCAACGGCATTGAGCTGCGTCTGGCCGTTGTGCATGGGGCCAAACGCTTTGACGCGGTCTGTGAGGAAGTCCGCGCCGGGAAGTCCCCGTATCATTTCATCGAGTTCATGGCCTGTCCCGGCGGCTGCGTCTGCGGCGGCGGCCAGCCCTTGATGCCGACCCTGCTGGAATACGCGGAGCGCAAGGCCTCCAGCCTGTACGGCAGTCTCAAAAAACGCCTTGCCGATATGAACGCCAACGCCTAA
- a CDS encoding GGDEF domain-containing protein, translating to MSKLSTAIVSALFLAALLGGLLYSIRDYNASTKQDITSNLTQRLQESTHYAAENFQRQLRERFRDLEGTARLLSSRENPVTQENARNFGLMLEPSIRNFGILSPDGRGFSALGKELDLSADAYFQRALRGEASISSGIVSTDDHSRVLALAVPVTREDKVLAVLVAGINIDALRASIETRAFDGRTSNLVFDSQDRVLFGALPQGRDLDVLIRHFKQTQPPHTASQVRDFFKGMRQSGDKVLHFKGAGYSFYMNRVPLTQNDWQLVSILPQSVLNERIDQQNAVTRTLMLRVTVITVLLLLYLLYSQRRSHRKIRSQQEEYSAIIANISGGIQKFSGVDGSFLFLSQNYLDLLGYSREEFERIYENTFANTIYEEDRDEVLLTISRQLEKSKAIDVEYRTRAKNGNLVWLYNKGTLTYDERRQPYIASIVFDITHSKEMQQAQRISDERYHFILEQHDIIIFEQDLLNGDFYCSTRWMQLFGSAFNILEPDPDGSQIPVHPDDRDALRDFQDALQQTKRVAEMRLCDVDGLYRWYRIEASNIMDDSGWPIYVIGIITDIDNQKNLELTLRNQAARDSATGMYNKLATEQAIARFLDRHNLDGAGGYALFMIDFDNFKNINDRLGHAVGDQAICAMARIIRQNFRSADIVGRIGGDEFLVFCTERLSMLRIRERAAKLGGELHTEWGEGESRCVLTASMGVACAPCDGRSFAELYQHADEATYQAKHMGKNGCVFYAEMREAGALPPPAGASVVNTNIDAAPDVENGGDVSEA from the coding sequence ATGTCCAAATTGTCCACCGCCATAGTTTCCGCGCTCTTCCTCGCCGCGCTGCTCGGGGGCTTGCTTTATTCCATCCGGGACTACAACGCCAGCACCAAACAGGACATTACCTCCAATCTGACCCAGCGCCTGCAGGAATCCACACACTACGCGGCGGAGAACTTTCAGCGCCAGCTCAGGGAACGCTTCCGCGATCTGGAGGGAACGGCCCGTCTGCTTTCTTCCCGCGAAAATCCTGTCACCCAGGAAAATGCCAGGAATTTCGGCCTGATGCTGGAGCCGAGCATCCGTAATTTCGGCATTCTGTCGCCGGACGGCAGAGGATTTTCCGCCTTGGGCAAAGAGCTCGACCTCAGCGCGGACGCCTATTTCCAGCGTGCCCTGCGCGGCGAGGCGAGCATCTCCTCCGGCATTGTTTCCACTGACGACCACAGCCGGGTGCTTGCCCTGGCCGTGCCTGTAACGCGCGAGGACAAGGTCCTGGCCGTGCTGGTGGCGGGCATCAATATTGACGCCTTGCGGGCCAGCATAGAAACCAGGGCCTTTGACGGCCGGACCTCCAACCTGGTTTTCGACAGCCAGGATCGCGTGCTTTTCGGCGCGTTGCCGCAAGGGCGGGATCTGGACGTCCTGATCAGGCACTTCAAGCAGACGCAACCGCCGCATACGGCCTCCCAGGTGCGGGATTTTTTCAAGGGCATGCGTCAGAGCGGCGACAAGGTGCTGCACTTCAAAGGTGCCGGCTATTCCTTTTACATGAACCGCGTGCCTCTGACGCAAAACGACTGGCAACTGGTTTCCATTCTGCCGCAAAGCGTTCTGAATGAACGTATCGACCAGCAGAATGCCGTTACCCGCACGCTGATGCTGCGCGTGACGGTCATCACCGTTTTGCTGCTGCTCTATCTTTTGTACAGCCAGCGCCGCTCCCACCGCAAGATACGCAGCCAGCAGGAAGAATACAGCGCCATTATCGCCAATATCTCCGGCGGAATACAGAAGTTCAGCGGTGTGGACGGCAGCTTTCTGTTTCTCAGCCAGAATTATCTGGATCTGCTGGGGTACAGCCGGGAAGAGTTCGAGCGCATTTACGAAAACACTTTTGCCAACACCATTTACGAGGAAGACCGCGACGAGGTTCTGCTGACCATTTCCCGGCAACTGGAAAAGAGCAAAGCCATTGATGTGGAATACCGCACCCGGGCCAAAAACGGCAATCTGGTCTGGCTCTACAACAAGGGCACCCTGACCTACGACGAACGGCGGCAGCCCTATATCGCAAGCATTGTCTTCGACATCACACACAGCAAGGAAATGCAGCAGGCCCAGCGCATTTCCGATGAACGCTACCATTTCATTCTTGAGCAGCACGATATCATTATTTTTGAACAGGACCTGCTCAACGGCGATTTTTATTGCAGCACGCGTTGGATGCAGTTGTTCGGCTCGGCCTTCAATATTCTGGAACCGGACCCGGACGGCAGCCAGATTCCGGTGCATCCGGACGACCGGGACGCGCTGCGGGACTTTCAGGACGCCCTGCAGCAGACAAAGCGCGTGGCGGAAATGCGCCTGTGCGATGTGGACGGCCTGTACCGCTGGTACAGGATCGAAGCCTCCAACATCATGGACGACAGCGGCTGGCCCATCTATGTCATCGGAATCATCACGGACATCGACAACCAGAAGAACCTGGAGCTCACCCTGCGCAATCAGGCCGCGCGCGACAGCGCCACCGGCATGTACAACAAGCTGGCGACGGAACAGGCCATCGCCCGTTTCCTTGACCGGCACAACCTGGACGGGGCGGGCGGCTATGCGCTGTTCATGATCGATTTCGACAACTTTAAGAACATCAACGACCGTCTGGGCCACGCCGTGGGCGATCAGGCCATCTGCGCCATGGCCCGGATCATCCGCCAGAATTTCCGCTCCGCGGATATTGTGGGGCGCATCGGCGGCGACGAATTTCTGGTCTTCTGTACCGAGCGGCTGAGCATGCTCCGGATCCGTGAGCGGGCCGCCAAACTGGGCGGCGAGCTGCACACGGAATGGGGCGAGGGCGAAAGCCGTTGCGTGCTGACCGCCAGCATGGGCGTGGCCTGCGCCCCCTGCGACGGACGCAGCTTTGCGGAGCTCTACCAGCATGCCGACGAGGCCACCTACCAGGCCAAGCATATGGGCAAAAACGGCTGCGTCTTCTATGCGGAGATGCGCGAGGCGGGCGCGCTGCCGCCTCCGGCCGGAGCCAGCGTGGTCAATACGAATATCGACGCCGCGCCGGATGTTGAAAACGGCGGGGACGTCTCCGAAGCATAG
- the hydF gene encoding [FeFe] hydrogenase H-cluster maturation GTPase HydF, with translation MTEAPKGLRLHIALFGRRNAGKSSLLNALSGQPVSIVSDTPGTTTDPVEKTLEMAPLGPVVFLDTAGLDDDGELGRLRAERSLEIMRRTDVALLVTDGRIWGRTEAAAAARLRSLEIPFVVVRNKADADSGAKETTDAPDRPEGLDAAVPVIRASARSGLGLGEIRAAIERIAPESALRQPPLLSDLLPEQGVLLLVVPLDTGAPRGRLILPQVQAIRDSLDGRKICLATTDKDLPAALRRLKEAPDLVVCDSQVVHTVDRETPSDIPMTTFSVLMARFKGDLPALARGAAALGRLHPGDSVLIQEACSHHPQHDDIGRVKLPRLLRGLAGGELHFRMAAGKEFPDSAGDCAAVVHCGGCVITRGQMLARLRAATEAGCPMTNYGLAISLAQGVLARVLSPFPDALRAYRKARAQA, from the coding sequence ATGACCGAAGCGCCCAAGGGCCTTCGCCTGCACATCGCGCTTTTCGGACGCCGCAATGCGGGCAAGTCCTCATTGCTCAACGCACTGTCCGGGCAGCCGGTGTCCATTGTTTCGGATACGCCCGGCACAACGACAGACCCTGTTGAAAAAACGCTGGAAATGGCCCCGCTGGGGCCGGTGGTCTTTCTGGACACCGCCGGTCTGGACGACGACGGCGAATTGGGCAGATTGCGCGCGGAGCGCAGCCTGGAGATCATGCGCCGGACCGACGTGGCCCTGCTGGTGACGGACGGGCGGATCTGGGGGCGAACCGAGGCGGCTGCGGCCGCCCGGCTGCGTTCCCTGGAGATTCCCTTTGTGGTGGTGCGGAACAAGGCGGACGCCGATTCCGGCGCGAAGGAAACAACGGATGCCCCCGACAGGCCGGAAGGCCTGGACGCCGCCGTGCCCGTCATACGCGCCTCGGCCCGCAGCGGTCTCGGCCTGGGCGAGATACGCGCGGCCATCGAACGCATCGCGCCGGAAAGCGCCCTGCGCCAGCCCCCGCTGCTCAGCGATCTGCTGCCGGAACAGGGCGTTCTGCTGCTCGTCGTGCCGCTTGATACGGGCGCGCCTCGGGGGCGGCTCATTCTGCCCCAGGTGCAGGCCATTCGCGACAGCCTGGACGGACGCAAGATCTGCCTGGCGACGACGGACAAAGACCTGCCCGCAGCGCTGCGGCGCCTTAAAGAAGCCCCGGATCTTGTGGTCTGCGATTCCCAGGTGGTCCATACGGTGGACCGGGAGACGCCTTCGGACATCCCCATGACCACCTTTTCCGTGCTCATGGCCCGTTTCAAGGGGGATCTGCCCGCTCTGGCCCGTGGGGCCGCCGCACTCGGACGGCTTCACCCCGGTGACAGCGTGCTGATTCAGGAGGCCTGCTCCCACCATCCGCAGCACGACGATATAGGTCGCGTCAAGCTGCCGCGCCTGTTGCGCGGGCTGGCCGGGGGCGAGCTGCATTTCAGGATGGCCGCGGGCAAGGAATTTCCGGACTCCGCCGGAGACTGCGCGGCCGTCGTGCACTGCGGCGGCTGCGTCATCACGCGCGGGCAGATGCTGGCCCGGCTGCGCGCCGCGACCGAGGCGGGCTGCCCCATGACCAATTACGGCCTGGCCATTTCCCTGGCGCAAGGCGTGCTGGCCAGAGTGCTTTCCCCCTTTCCGGACGCCTTGCGCGCTTACCGGAAGGCCCGCGCGCAAGCCTGA
- the hydE gene encoding [FeFe] hydrogenase H-cluster radical SAM maturase HydE, protein MRREDILKLLFATPYAELRRRAARITAREKGSHVFVRGLVEFSNVCRRNCRYCGLRAANRQLVRYTLSKDEIMETATEAVTAGADTIVLQAGEYAVPPQWLAGVVDAIRRDLRVPVTLSVGEQPRTACALWKEAGAARFLLKHETADPRLYARLHPGHTLAERLASLRMLRELGYETGSGFMVGLPGQKPESLADDILLARKLRVSMCGVGPFIPQADTPLGTRPGGTAALTLRVMAVLRIALPWANIPATTALATVDTVAGQKEGLLAGGNVLMPGFTPPGYREHYRIYDNKNRVDTAAARMAVEAAGRTHTLASPPESEEHPAAAGRSMNCSSPPVRARLTDGV, encoded by the coding sequence GTGCGCCGCGAGGACATTCTCAAGCTCCTGTTTGCAACGCCCTATGCCGAATTGCGGCGCCGCGCCGCGCGGATAACGGCACGGGAAAAAGGCTCGCATGTTTTCGTGCGCGGACTTGTGGAGTTCTCCAACGTCTGCCGTCGCAATTGCCGCTACTGCGGCCTGCGGGCGGCCAACAGGCAACTCGTGCGCTATACGCTTTCCAAAGACGAAATAATGGAGACCGCAACCGAAGCCGTGACCGCGGGCGCGGACACCATTGTGCTGCAAGCGGGCGAATATGCGGTGCCGCCGCAATGGCTGGCCGGGGTGGTGGACGCCATACGCCGCGACCTGCGCGTGCCGGTGACCCTCAGCGTGGGGGAACAGCCCCGGACGGCCTGCGCCCTGTGGAAGGAAGCCGGTGCCGCGCGCTTTCTGCTCAAGCATGAGACCGCCGACCCACGGCTGTATGCGCGCCTGCATCCGGGCCACACGCTGGCGGAACGCCTCGCAAGCCTGCGTATGCTGCGGGAGCTGGGCTATGAAACGGGTTCGGGTTTCATGGTGGGCCTGCCGGGGCAAAAGCCCGAATCCCTGGCCGACGACATTCTGCTGGCGCGGAAGTTGCGCGTGTCCATGTGCGGGGTCGGGCCGTTCATCCCCCAGGCGGATACGCCTTTGGGCACCCGGCCCGGAGGCACGGCGGCACTGACCCTGCGGGTCATGGCCGTGCTGCGCATCGCGCTGCCCTGGGCCAACATTCCCGCCACCACGGCCCTGGCTACGGTGGATACGGTCGCGGGCCAGAAGGAAGGCCTGCTGGCCGGGGGCAATGTGCTCATGCCCGGCTTCACGCCGCCGGGATACCGTGAACACTACCGCATTTACGATAATAAAAACCGCGTGGATACGGCAGCCGCACGCATGGCCGTCGAGGCCGCCGGGCGCACGCATACGCTCGCATCGCCGCCGGAAAGCGAGGAACACCCGGCGGCCGCCGGAAGAAGCATGAACTGTTCATCGCCGCCCGTGCGGGCGCGACTGACGGATGGAGTCTGA
- the hydG gene encoding [FeFe] hydrogenase H-cluster radical SAM maturase HydG: MTGNIADTRATWLDDATIERVLASSCSREDPARAREVLAKARELKGLSLTDVAVLMGLSSPELTAELYHTAKAVKEEIYGNRIVLFAPLYISNLCSNECLYCAFRKSNTEVIRRALSRDEILEETRIILRQGHKRVLMVAGEAYPGSGIDYVLDAIDAIYEAREGGGNIRRVNVNLAPLSVEDFRRLKERHIGTFQLFQETYHRPTYESVHLAGPKRDLDWRASSFDRAMLAGIDDVGMGLLYGLYDWRYETLALMMHIAHLEERFGVGCHTISVPRIEPAVGSDLASRPPHAVSDEDFLKLVAILRLAVPYTGLIMSTRENAAIRGLTLELGVSQISAGSRTNPGGYKEDSQFEAAQFQLGDHRSLAEVVKDLGDHGFIPSFCTGCYRLGRTGKDFMDLAKPGLIKAKCAPNALSTFEEYLLDYAGEEERLAGECAIAASLDGMEERTRRVSEKLLSKVRSGQRDVYC, encoded by the coding sequence ATGACGGGGAATATTGCGGATACCAGGGCCACATGGTTGGACGACGCTACAATAGAACGCGTGCTTGCCTCCTCCTGTAGCCGCGAGGACCCGGCGCGGGCGCGCGAGGTCCTTGCCAAGGCCAGGGAACTGAAGGGGCTCTCGCTTACGGACGTGGCCGTGCTGATGGGCCTTTCCTCTCCGGAATTGACGGCGGAGCTGTACCACACCGCCAAGGCGGTCAAGGAAGAAATTTACGGCAACCGCATCGTGCTGTTCGCTCCGCTGTATATCTCCAATCTCTGCTCCAACGAGTGCCTGTACTGCGCCTTCCGGAAATCCAATACCGAAGTGATCCGCCGCGCCCTGAGCCGGGACGAGATACTTGAGGAAACCAGGATCATCCTGCGCCAGGGGCACAAGCGGGTTCTGATGGTGGCGGGCGAGGCCTATCCCGGCAGCGGCATCGACTATGTGCTGGACGCCATTGACGCCATTTACGAGGCGCGCGAGGGCGGCGGCAATATCCGCCGGGTCAATGTCAATCTCGCCCCGCTTTCGGTGGAGGACTTCCGCCGTCTCAAGGAACGGCATATCGGAACCTTCCAGCTTTTCCAGGAGACCTATCACCGGCCCACCTACGAAAGCGTGCACCTGGCGGGCCCCAAGCGCGACCTGGACTGGCGGGCCTCTTCCTTTGACCGCGCCATGCTGGCGGGCATCGACGACGTGGGCATGGGGCTGCTCTACGGTCTCTATGACTGGCGTTACGAAACCCTGGCTCTGATGATGCACATCGCCCATCTGGAAGAGCGCTTCGGTGTGGGCTGCCATACCATCAGCGTGCCGCGCATCGAGCCCGCCGTCGGTTCCGACCTTGCGTCCCGGCCGCCGCATGCCGTCAGCGATGAGGATTTCCTGAAGCTGGTGGCGATTCTGCGCCTGGCGGTTCCCTATACGGGCCTGATCATGTCCACGCGCGAAAATGCCGCCATACGCGGCCTCACCTTGGAACTCGGCGTTTCGCAGATCTCGGCGGGCAGCCGCACCAATCCCGGCGGCTACAAGGAAGACAGTCAATTTGAGGCGGCCCAGTTTCAGCTCGGCGACCACAGAAGCCTGGCCGAGGTGGTGAAGGATCTCGGGGACCACGGTTTCATCCCCTCCTTCTGCACGGGCTGTTACCGCCTGGGGCGCACGGGCAAGGATTTCATGGATCTCGCCAAACCCGGCCTCATCAAGGCCAAGTGCGCGCCCAACGCCCTCTCCACCTTTGAGGAATATCTGCTGGACTACGCGGGGGAGGAAGAGCGCCTGGCCGGTGAATGCGCCATTGCCGCCTCTCTCGACGGCATGGAGGAGCGCACCCGCCGCGTCTCGGAAAAGCTGCTTTCCAAGGTGCGTTCCGGCCAGCGGGACGTCTACTGCTGA
- a CDS encoding iron hydrogenase small subunit, giving the protein MSILTSTRRGFLKGACILSGGLLLGVRMVNKAYAGAREIKDYMRDRVNAVYGADKTFPKRASQDNAQVKALYDSWLGKPLGHKSEELLHTKWFDKSEGLKKLTASGAYPNPRHKDFAGNAYPYE; this is encoded by the coding sequence ATGTCCATACTGACGAGCACAAGACGGGGATTTTTAAAAGGCGCGTGCATTCTCTCCGGCGGCCTCTTGCTGGGCGTGCGCATGGTCAACAAGGCCTATGCGGGAGCCAGGGAAATCAAGGACTACATGCGCGACCGCGTCAACGCCGTGTACGGCGCCGACAAGACCTTTCCCAAGCGGGCCTCCCAGGACAACGCACAGGTCAAGGCCCTTTATGATTCCTGGCTCGGCAAGCCGCTGGGCCATAAATCGGAAGAACTGCTTCACACCAAATGGTTCGACAAATCGGAAGGCCTCAAGAAGCTTACGGCTTCAGGCGCGTATCCCAATCCTCGCCACAAGGATTTCGCGGGCAACGCCTATCCGTATGAATAA